A single genomic interval of Arachis duranensis cultivar V14167 chromosome 7, aradu.V14167.gnm2.J7QH, whole genome shotgun sequence harbors:
- the LOC107459728 gene encoding LOW QUALITY PROTEIN: trifunctional UDP-glucose 4,6-dehydratase/UDP-4-keto-6-deoxy-D-glucose 3,5-epimerase/UDP-4-keto-L-rhamnose-reductase RHM1 (The sequence of the model RefSeq protein was modified relative to this genomic sequence to represent the inferred CDS: deleted 2 bases in 1 codon; substituted 1 base at 1 genomic stop codon), producing MATHTPKNILITGAAGFIASHVANRLIRKYPDYKIVVLDKLDYCSNLKNLIPSKSCPNFKFVKGDIGSADLVNYLLITESIDTIMHFAAQTHVDNSFGNSFEFTKNNIYGTHVLLEACKVTGQIKRFIHVSTDEVYGETEEDAVVGNHEASQLLPTNPYSATKAGAEMLVMAYGRSYGLPVITTRGNNVYGPNQFXEANSKVHPPEKLIPKFILLAMQGKNLPIHGDGSNVRSYLYCEDVAEAFEVVLHKGEVGHVYNIGTKKERRVIDVAKDICRLFSMDPETSIKFVENRPFNDQRYFLDDQKLKDLGWSERTTWEEGLKKTMDWYINNPDWWGDVSGALLPHPRMLMMPGXXXXXXXXXXXASYVSTNTKMVVPPTKSATGTPQKPALKFLIYGRTGWIGGLLGKLCEKQGIPYEYGKGRLEDRSSLVADIQNIKPTHIFNAAGVTGRPNVDWCETHKTETIRTNVAGTLTLADVSREHGLLMINYATGCIFEYDEAHPLGSGKGFKEEDTPNFAGSFYSKTKAMVEQLLKEYDNVCTLRVRMPISSDLSNPRNFITKISRYNKVVNIPNSMTILDELLPISIEMAKRNLSGIWNFTNPGAVSHNEILEMYRDYIDPNFKWVNFTLEEQAKVIVAARSNNEMDASKLKKEFPELLSIKESLIKYVFEPNKKTGLKN from the exons ATGGCGACGCATACCCCAAAGAATATTCTCATTACTGGGGCAGCTGGATTTATTGCATCTCATGTGGCCAACCGGCTCATTCGGAAGTATCCTGACTACAAAATTGTTGTTCTTGACAAGCTTGATTACTGTTCTAATCTGAAGAACCTCATTCCTTCAAAGTCATGCCCCAACTTTAAGTTTGTGAAGGGTGATATTGGAAGTGCTGACCTTGTCAACTACCTTCTCATCACTGAGTCAATTGACACGATAATGCACTTTGCTGCTCAGACCCATGTTGACAACTCCTTTGGTAACAGCTTTGAGTTCACCAAGAACAACATCTACGGCACTCATGTCCTGTTAGAGGCTTGCAAGGTGACTGGTCAGATCAAAAGGTTCATCCATGTGAGCACTGATGAGGTCTATGGGGAGACAGAGGAGGATGCCGTGGTTGGAAACCATGAGGCTTCTCAGCTGCTTCCTACAAATCCATACTCTGCCACAAAAGCTGGGGCAGAGATGCTTGTCATGGCATATGGTAGATCCTATGGTTTACCTGTGATCACAACACGTGGAAACAATGTCTATGGGCCGAACCAGTTT TGAGAAGCTAATTCCAAAGTTCATCCTCCTGAGAAGTTGATTCCAAAATTCATCCTTCTAGCTATGCAGGGAAAGAATCTTCCCATTCACGGCGACGGTTCGAACGTGAGGAGTTATCTTTATTGTGAAGATGTTGCAGAGGCCTTTGAAGTTGTTCTTCACAAGGGAGAAGTTGGTCATGTTTACAACATTGGGaccaagaaggaaagaagagtTATTGATGTAGCCAAAGATATATGCAGACTATTCTCCATGGACCCAGAGACAAGCATAAAATTTGTGGAGAACAGACCATTCAATGACCAGAGATACTTTCTTGATGATCAAAAGCTGAAGGACTTGGGGTGGTCCGAGAGGACCACTTGGGAAGAGGGGTTGAAGAAAACCATGGACTGGTACATCAATAATCCTGATTGGTGGGGTGATGTCAGTGGTGCATTGCTTCCTCATCCAAGGATGCTCATGATGCCTGGTGNNNNNNNNNNNNNNNNNNNNNNNNNNNNNN CTGCATCATATGTCTCGACTAACACTAAAATGGTGGTTCCACCAACCAAGAGCGCTACCGGCACTCCCCAGAAGCCTGCTCTAAAGTTCTTGATCTATGGCAGAACAGGATGGATAGGTGGATTGCTTGGGAAGTTGTGTGAAAAGCAAGGGATTCCGTACGAATATGGAAAAGGGCGCCTAGAGGATCGCTCATCACTTGTTGCTGATATTCAGAATATCAAGCCGACACATATTTTCAATGCTGCAGGAGTGACCGGCAGACCCAATGTTGATTGGTGTGAGACTCATAAGACTGAAACCATCCGCACCAATGTTGCCGGGACTTTAACATTGGCTGATGTCAGCAGAGAGCATGGTCTCTTGATGATAAATTATGCTACTGGTTGCATATTTGAGTATGATGAAGCTCACCCTCTGGGATCTGGCAAAGGTTTCAAGGAGGAAGATACCCCTAATTTTGCTGGTTCTTTCTATTCCAAAACTAAGGCTATG GTTGAGCAACTTTTGAAAGAATATGACAATGTATGCACACTCAGGGTTCGCATGCCCATTTCTTCTGATCTGAGCAACCCGCGCAACTTCATTACCAAGATTTCTCGCTATAACAAGGTGGTTAACATTCCAAACAGCATGACTATCCTGGACGAGCTCCTGCCTATTTCAATCGAGATGGCAAAGCGCAACCTGAGCGGCATCTGGAACTTCACAAACCCAGGGGCCGTGAGTCACAACGAGATCCTGGAGATGTACAGGGACTACATTGACCCCAACTTCAAGTGGGTTAATTTCACCCTTGAAGAGCAAGCCAAAGTGATTGTTGCAGCGCGAAGCAACAACGAGATGGACGCATCAAAGTTGAAGAAAGAATTCCCAGAACTGCTTTCCATCAAGGAATCACTGATCAAATATGTCTTCGAGCCAAACAAGAAAACTGGTTTGAAAAATTAA